Proteins from one Staphylococcus saprophyticus subsp. saprophyticus ATCC 15305 = NCTC 7292 genomic window:
- a CDS encoding AraC family transcriptional regulator — protein MDVIKQIQQAIVYIEDHLLVPFHLQALSDYVGLSPYHLDQSFKMIVGQSPTEYARSRRMTLAANEIISGSSRLMDIAKKYHYSDTNAFANDFSDFHGVSPIQVNTKREELKMQPRLYIKLTTTEKPPNAYRLEDAAGIALVGYAQFIDSEHLENPFKVPDFLEDLMEDGKIKELQRYNDISPHELFVVNCPLDEGMEIFVGVPSERYPSHLESRYLPERQYAKFNLQGELDYVVNEAWYYIETSLQMTLPYEHNSLYVEVYPFDISFDDPFCKIQLWMPVDQEQYLDYDETNR, from the coding sequence TTGGACGTTATCAAGCAAATACAACAGGCAATTGTTTATATAGAAGATCATTTATTAGTGCCTTTTCATTTGCAAGCACTCAGTGATTACGTTGGTCTTTCACCATATCACCTCGATCAATCGTTTAAAATGATTGTTGGTCAATCTCCGACAGAATATGCTAGGTCTCGTAGAATGACATTAGCAGCGAATGAAATTATAAGTGGATCTAGTCGATTAATGGATATTGCTAAAAAATATCATTACAGTGACACAAATGCTTTTGCAAATGATTTTAGTGACTTTCACGGGGTTTCACCTATTCAAGTCAACACAAAACGTGAAGAGCTAAAGATGCAACCACGTTTATATATTAAATTAACAACAACAGAAAAACCGCCCAATGCATATCGTTTAGAGGATGCAGCGGGCATAGCTTTAGTTGGTTATGCACAATTTATCGATTCAGAACATTTAGAGAATCCTTTTAAGGTACCAGATTTTCTTGAGGACTTAATGGAAGATGGAAAAATCAAGGAGCTACAACGTTACAATGATATTAGCCCACATGAATTGTTTGTAGTAAATTGTCCGCTAGATGAAGGTATGGAAATATTTGTTGGTGTGCCTAGTGAAAGGTATCCGTCTCATTTAGAAAGTAGATATCTTCCAGAAAGGCAATATGCAAAATTTAATCTACAAGGTGAGTTAGACTATGTTGTGAATGAGGCATGGTATTATATAGAAACAAGCTTACAAATGACTTTACCTTATGAACACAATAGTCTTTACGTTGAAGTATATCCATTTGATATCTCATTTGATGATCCATTTTGTAAAATTCAATTATGGATGCCTGTAGATCAAGAACAATACTTAGATTATGATGAAACAAACCGATAA
- the zwf gene encoding glucose-6-phosphate dehydrogenase, whose product MNTKNKDIPCLITIFGATGDLSHRKLFPSLFHLYQQENLNEQVAIIGIGRRELTNDDFRSQVKSSIQEHVKDTKHLDKFMEHVFYHKHDVSDEASYQSLLEVSNKLDTEFNLNGNRLFYLAMAPKFFGVISDYLKSSGLTETTGFKRLVIEKPFGSDLASAEDLNEQLRRSFKEEEIYRIDHYLGKDMVQNIEVLRFANAMFEPLWNNKYISNIQVTSSEVLGVEDRGGYYESSGALKDMVQNHMLQMVALLAMEAPISLHSEDIRAEKVKALKSLRKLEPEEVRQNFVRGQYDEGVIQGQKVPKYRGEDRVAENSTTPTFVAGKLTIDNFRWAGVPFYIRTGKRMKSKTIQVVVEFKEVPMNLYYETDKKLDSNLLVINIQPNEGVSLHLNAKKNVQGIETEPVQLSYAMSAQDKMNTVDAYENLLFDCLNGDATNFTHWEELKSTWKFVDAIQEEWNQNEPEFPNYESGSNGPLDSDLLLSRDGFKWWDDIH is encoded by the coding sequence TTGAATACTAAAAATAAAGACATTCCATGCTTAATAACAATATTCGGAGCAACGGGTGATTTAAGTCACAGAAAATTATTCCCATCATTGTTCCATCTATATCAACAAGAAAATTTAAATGAACAAGTTGCTATAATTGGTATAGGTCGAAGAGAGTTAACAAATGATGATTTTCGTAGTCAAGTGAAATCATCTATTCAAGAACATGTTAAAGACACGAAGCATCTTGATAAATTTATGGAACATGTATTTTATCATAAACACGATGTAAGTGACGAAGCAAGCTATCAATCATTACTAGAAGTTAGTAATAAACTAGACACTGAATTTAATTTAAATGGTAATAGATTGTTCTATTTAGCTATGGCGCCAAAATTCTTTGGTGTAATTTCTGATTATTTAAAATCATCTGGATTAACAGAAACGACTGGTTTCAAACGTTTAGTCATCGAAAAACCATTTGGCTCTGATTTAGCCTCTGCTGAAGATTTAAATGAACAATTACGTCGTTCATTTAAAGAAGAAGAAATTTATCGTATTGATCATTACTTAGGTAAAGATATGGTACAAAATATCGAAGTGCTACGTTTTGCTAACGCAATGTTCGAACCACTATGGAATAACAAATATATTTCCAATATCCAAGTAACATCTTCTGAAGTATTAGGTGTAGAAGATAGAGGTGGTTATTATGAATCAAGTGGTGCATTAAAAGATATGGTACAAAACCATATGCTACAAATGGTTGCCCTACTTGCTATGGAAGCGCCTATCAGTTTACACAGTGAAGATATTAGAGCAGAAAAAGTAAAAGCGCTTAAATCATTACGAAAATTAGAACCAGAAGAAGTGAGACAGAACTTTGTCCGTGGTCAATATGATGAAGGTGTAATCCAAGGTCAAAAAGTACCAAAATATAGAGGTGAAGATCGTGTTGCTGAAAATTCTACTACCCCTACTTTCGTAGCAGGTAAATTAACGATCGATAACTTTAGATGGGCAGGCGTACCTTTTTATATTAGAACTGGTAAACGTATGAAGAGTAAAACAATACAAGTTGTTGTTGAATTTAAAGAAGTGCCAATGAACTTGTATTATGAAACTGATAAAAAATTAGACTCAAACTTACTTGTAATCAATATTCAGCCTAATGAAGGTGTGTCATTACACTTAAATGCTAAGAAAAATGTACAAGGCATAGAGACAGAACCTGTTCAATTATCATATGCAATGAGTGCACAAGATAAAATGAACACAGTCGATGCATATGAAAACTTATTGTTTGATTGCTTAAATGGTGATGCTACAAACTTTACACATTGGGAAGAATTAAAATCGACATGGAAGTTTGTAGATGCAATTCAAGAAGAATGGAATCAAAATGAACCAGAGTTTCCTAATTATGAGTCAGGTTCTAATGGTCCGCTTGATAGTGATTTATTATTAAGTAGAGATGGTTTCAAATGGTGGGACGATATTCATTAA
- the rnz gene encoding ribonuclease Z, whose translation MEITFFGTSAGLPTKERNTQAIALNLEPYSNNIWLFDVGEGTQHQILHHSIKLGKVDHIFITHMHGDHIFGLPGLLTSRSFQGGEGKPLTLIGPKGIKAYIETTLRLSESKLNYPITYIEIENHLSYQNNGFNVEAHMLNHGIPSFGYRIEAPYTSGKIDVSALKEIGLEPGPKYQDVKNNETFEYNGIIYNSKDFKGDAVKGPVIAIFGDTMPCQNEEIIADHANVMVHESTYIEGDKSLANNYHHSHIEDVFTLIENAHVDYSLITHMSNRYTIEEVETISKSLKSLPTTPPFKFVKDFDSWSF comes from the coding sequence ATGGAAATCACATTTTTTGGTACGAGTGCTGGTCTACCAACAAAAGAACGAAATACACAAGCAATTGCATTAAACTTGGAACCATATTCTAATAATATCTGGCTATTTGATGTCGGTGAAGGTACACAACACCAAATATTGCATCATTCTATTAAATTAGGAAAGGTAGATCACATTTTTATAACGCATATGCATGGAGACCATATTTTTGGGTTACCAGGATTATTAACGAGTAGGTCGTTTCAAGGTGGTGAAGGTAAGCCACTAACACTCATTGGACCTAAAGGAATTAAAGCATATATAGAAACGACTTTACGTTTATCTGAATCTAAATTAAATTATCCAATTACATATATAGAAATCGAAAACCACTTATCCTATCAAAATAATGGTTTTAATGTAGAAGCGCATATGTTAAATCACGGTATACCTTCTTTCGGATATCGTATCGAAGCACCTTATACATCTGGAAAAATAGATGTATCGGCGCTTAAAGAAATTGGGTTAGAGCCTGGGCCTAAATATCAAGATGTAAAAAATAATGAAACATTTGAATATAATGGCATTATTTATAATTCCAAAGATTTTAAAGGGGATGCTGTGAAAGGACCTGTTATCGCTATATTTGGTGATACAATGCCGTGTCAAAATGAAGAAATCATCGCCGATCATGCTAATGTTATGGTTCATGAAAGTACTTATATAGAAGGTGATAAATCATTAGCAAACAATTATCATCATAGCCATATTGAGGATGTATTTACACTAATAGAAAATGCCCACGTAGATTATAGCTTGATTACACACATGAGTAATCGTTACACAATTGAAGAAGTTGAAACGATTAGTAAATCACTCAAATCACTTCCCACTACACCTCCATTTAAATTTGTGAAAGATTTTGATTCGTGGTCTTTTTAA
- the proC gene encoding pyrroline-5-carboxylate reductase, giving the protein MKLVFYGAGNMAHAIFTGIVNSKVIDSNDIYLTNRSNEVALKEYAEKLGVNYSYDDEALLKAADYVFLGTKPYDFESLAERIKPFITDKNKFISIMAGLPISYIREKLEADNPIARIMPNTNAHVGHSVTGISFSSNFGPNSKDEVDELINAFGSAIEVPEDNLHQVTAITGSGPAFLYHVFEQYVTAGTRLGLEKAQVEESIRNLIIGTSKMIERSELSMEQLRKNITSKGGTTQAGLNALSQHDLESVFEDCLRAAVDRSVELSSQDED; this is encoded by the coding sequence ATGAAACTAGTATTTTATGGTGCTGGTAATATGGCACATGCAATTTTTACAGGTATCGTTAATTCTAAAGTTATAGATTCCAATGATATTTATTTAACAAATCGTTCTAATGAAGTTGCACTTAAAGAATATGCTGAAAAGTTAGGTGTCAATTATAGTTATGATGATGAAGCGTTATTAAAAGCGGCAGATTATGTATTTTTAGGAACTAAACCTTATGATTTCGAATCATTAGCAGAAAGAATTAAACCATTTATAACAGACAAAAATAAATTTATCTCTATCATGGCTGGTTTACCCATTAGTTATATAAGAGAAAAATTGGAAGCGGACAATCCAATTGCACGTATTATGCCAAATACCAATGCACATGTAGGTCATTCAGTTACTGGAATTAGTTTTTCAAGTAATTTTGGTCCAAATTCTAAAGACGAAGTCGATGAATTAATTAATGCCTTTGGTTCAGCAATAGAGGTTCCAGAGGATAATTTACATCAAGTGACAGCCATTACAGGAAGTGGTCCAGCATTTTTATACCATGTATTCGAGCAATATGTTACAGCTGGTACACGCTTAGGTTTGGAAAAAGCACAAGTCGAAGAATCGATTCGAAACTTAATTATTGGAACAAGTAAAATGATTGAACGTTCTGAATTAAGCATGGAACAACTTAGAAAAAACATCACATCTAAAGGTGGCACTACTCAAGCAGGATTAAATGCCCTTTCACAACATGACTTAGAAAGTGTTTTTGAGGATTGTTTGAGAGCTGCAGTGGATCGTAGCGTTGAACTTTCAAGCCAGGATGAAGATTAA
- a CDS encoding SDR family NAD(P)-dependent oxidoreductase, which produces MIGRHYVLTGASSGLGKSILHILLQKQVYVTALVRDVNKLKPLQLKYGSSHLKIIQCDLQSTSQIVQLSNHFKGQSIDGIIYSSGLGYFKSINQHTIEEMQETYMLNVISFNSLLTTLQPHFSRMPTIVGIGSQSAFLTQASAAHYGASKAAFNQVLNALRIEKPNYHVLTVNTGPIATPFHEKADPSLTYSKKYKKIMLNSDKLAQRIVNAIITQKEEINAPSWLHHLLRIYQLAPRFIEKHFTFLFNNKS; this is translated from the coding sequence ATGATAGGTAGACATTATGTCTTAACAGGCGCATCAAGTGGATTAGGTAAATCTATCTTACACATTCTATTACAAAAACAGGTCTATGTGACTGCACTGGTACGTGACGTTAATAAGCTAAAGCCGCTTCAATTAAAATATGGCTCCTCACATTTAAAGATTATCCAATGTGATTTACAGTCCACATCGCAAATCGTCCAACTTAGCAACCATTTTAAAGGACAATCCATCGATGGTATCATCTATAGTTCTGGGTTAGGTTATTTCAAATCAATTAATCAACACACAATAGAAGAAATGCAAGAAACATATATGTTAAATGTAATTAGCTTTAATTCATTATTAACTACATTACAACCACATTTCAGTCGCATGCCTACAATCGTAGGCATTGGAAGTCAGTCTGCATTTTTGACACAAGCTTCTGCTGCCCATTACGGTGCTAGTAAAGCTGCATTTAATCAAGTACTAAATGCACTCCGTATTGAAAAACCCAATTACCATGTACTAACAGTTAATACAGGACCAATAGCAACACCATTCCATGAAAAAGCAGATCCTTCATTAACATATTCAAAAAAATATAAAAAAATCATGCTAAACTCCGATAAATTAGCACAACGTATTGTTAATGCGATAATCACTCAAAAAGAAGAAATTAATGCACCAAGTTGGTTGCATCATCTCTTACGTATCTATCAGTTAGCACCTCGATTTATTGAAAAGCACTTCACTTTTTTATTTAATAACAAATCTTAA
- a CDS encoding aldo/keto reductase, with protein sequence MQKNVLKSGIELSELGLGCMSLGTDINQAEPIIERAIEHGITYFDTADIYDKGVNEDIVGKTLKKYQDRSDIVIGTKVGNHLADDGSTFWDPSKAYIKEAVKGSLSRLGLDHLDLYQLHGGTIDDPLDETIAAFDELKQEGIVRAYGISSIRPNVIDYYLKHSDIETLMSQFNLIDNRPEALLDDVHAKKVKVLARGPVFKGLLTSNSNQALDRKFSEGIFDYTYPELGETVASIKEIESNLSSLTFNYLTSHDALGSIIVGASSVNQLDENVENYKLSKDISLEKLKAARDRVKNLEYTQHLK encoded by the coding sequence ATGCAAAAAAATGTTTTAAAAAGTGGTATTGAACTCTCAGAATTAGGATTAGGTTGTATGAGTTTAGGCACAGATATTAACCAAGCTGAACCAATTATAGAACGTGCAATAGAACATGGTATTACTTACTTTGATACAGCAGATATATATGATAAAGGTGTAAATGAAGATATTGTAGGAAAAACACTTAAAAAATATCAAGATAGAAGTGACATCGTCATTGGTACTAAAGTAGGAAATCATTTAGCTGATGATGGTTCTACGTTTTGGGACCCTTCGAAAGCTTACATTAAAGAAGCAGTAAAAGGTTCATTAAGTCGCTTAGGACTTGACCATTTAGACTTGTATCAATTACATGGTGGAACGATAGATGATCCTCTAGATGAAACGATTGCTGCATTCGATGAATTGAAACAAGAAGGCATCGTCCGAGCATATGGTATTTCTTCAATTAGACCCAATGTTATCGATTATTATTTAAAACATAGTGATATTGAAACACTCATGTCTCAATTTAATTTAATAGATAATAGACCGGAAGCGTTATTAGATGATGTACATGCTAAAAAAGTGAAAGTTTTAGCTCGTGGTCCAGTTTTTAAAGGATTGTTAACTTCTAACAGTAATCAAGCCTTAGATCGTAAGTTTTCAGAAGGTATTTTTGATTACACATATCCTGAATTAGGCGAAACTGTTGCATCTATTAAAGAAATCGAAAGCAATCTATCCAGTTTAACATTTAATTACTTAACCTCTCATGATGCGTTAGGTTCAATCATTGTAGGGGCAAGTAGTGTGAATCAACTGGATGAAAATGTTGAAAATTATAAACTGTCTAAAGATATCAGCTTAGAAAAATTGAAAGCAGCACGTGATCGCGTTAAAAATTTAGAATACACGCAACATTTAAAATAA
- a CDS encoding NUDIX hydrolase, translating to MNLYEKTIHKESIYKGAIIDLEVHDVELPDGNTSKRELVYHNGAVAVCPVTPENKVILVKQFRKPAEKPLLEIPAGKLEKGEARLSAAKRELEEETGYIAEELELITEMYGSPGFSNEKISIYMANSLKVGEMHLDDDEFIELVYYDVDDIKDMLKNKYFEDAKTIIALQHLLLNYNDYK from the coding sequence ATGAATTTATATGAGAAAACAATACATAAAGAATCCATTTATAAAGGCGCAATTATTGATTTAGAAGTCCACGATGTTGAATTACCCGATGGCAACACATCTAAACGTGAATTAGTTTATCATAATGGGGCAGTCGCAGTTTGTCCGGTGACACCTGAAAACAAAGTCATCTTAGTAAAACAATTTCGTAAACCAGCTGAAAAGCCATTATTAGAAATTCCAGCAGGCAAATTAGAAAAAGGCGAAGCACGGCTTTCTGCAGCTAAGCGTGAATTAGAAGAAGAAACAGGTTATATAGCTGAAGAGTTAGAACTAATTACAGAAATGTACGGTTCTCCGGGTTTTTCAAATGAGAAAATTTCCATATATATGGCTAATAGTTTAAAAGTTGGAGAAATGCATCTCGATGATGATGAATTTATTGAATTAGTATATTACGATGTAGACGACATTAAAGATATGTTAAAAAATAAGTATTTCGAAGATGCTAAAACGATTATTGCATTACAACATTTACTCCTTAATTATAATGATTATAAATAA
- a CDS encoding Fur family transcriptional regulator: MEERLNRVKQQLQQSSYKLTPQREATLRVLIENEKDHLSAEDVYLKVKDKAPEIGLATVYRTLELLSELKVVDKINFGDGVARFDLRKEGAKHFHHHLVCMECGKVEEIEEDLLPQVEERVENDFNFRISDHRLTFHGVCSDCQALGK; encoded by the coding sequence GTGGAAGAACGTTTAAATCGCGTGAAGCAACAATTACAACAATCTTCATATAAATTGACACCTCAACGAGAAGCTACGTTGCGTGTTTTAATTGAAAATGAAAAAGATCATTTAAGTGCTGAAGATGTTTATTTAAAAGTGAAGGACAAAGCACCTGAAATAGGTCTAGCAACAGTATATCGTACGTTAGAGCTATTATCAGAATTAAAAGTTGTTGATAAAATTAATTTCGGAGATGGCGTCGCTCGTTTTGATTTACGTAAAGAAGGCGCAAAACATTTTCACCACCACCTTGTTTGTATGGAATGTGGCAAAGTAGAAGAAATTGAAGAAGACTTATTGCCACAAGTTGAAGAACGTGTCGAAAATGATTTTAATTTTAGAATTTCTGATCATCGTTTGACATTCCATGGTGTATGTTCTGATTGCCAGGCATTGGGTAAATAA
- the xerD gene encoding site-specific tyrosine recombinase XerD — protein sequence MDTIIEEYLKFIQLEKGLSSNTIGAYRRDLKKYNTFLELQKISHIDFIDRASIQQCLGYLHDNGASAKSLARFISTIRSFHQFALREKYAAKDPTVLIETPKYDRKLPDVLEINEVLALLETPNLAKINGYRDRTMLELLYATGMRVSELIQIELEDVNLIMGFVKVFGKGNKERIVPLGDTVIEYLKTYIETIRPQLLKKTVTNTLFLNMHGKPLSRQAIWKMIKQNAIKANITKSLTPHTLRHSFATHLLENGADLRAVQEMLGHSDISTTQLYTHVSKSQIRKMYNEFHPRA from the coding sequence TTGGATACGATTATTGAAGAATATTTGAAATTCATTCAATTAGAAAAAGGATTAAGCTCGAATACAATAGGAGCTTATCGGAGAGATTTAAAAAAATATAATACTTTTTTAGAGTTACAAAAGATTAGTCATATTGATTTTATTGATAGAGCATCCATTCAACAATGTCTGGGGTATTTACATGATAATGGCGCTTCTGCTAAATCGTTAGCACGGTTTATTTCAACAATTAGAAGTTTTCATCAATTTGCGTTGAGAGAAAAGTATGCTGCAAAAGATCCAACTGTACTTATCGAGACACCCAAATATGATCGCAAATTACCTGATGTATTAGAAATAAATGAAGTGTTAGCACTATTGGAAACGCCCAATTTGGCTAAAATAAATGGGTATCGAGATCGCACAATGCTAGAGTTATTATATGCGACAGGCATGCGTGTTTCTGAGCTCATCCAAATTGAGTTAGAAGATGTAAATTTAATTATGGGCTTTGTCAAAGTATTTGGAAAAGGTAATAAAGAGCGTATTGTACCTTTAGGTGACACAGTAATAGAATATTTAAAGACATACATAGAAACCATTCGTCCTCAATTGTTGAAGAAAACAGTGACGAATACCTTATTTCTAAATATGCATGGCAAACCTTTATCAAGACAAGCTATATGGAAAATGATTAAACAAAACGCTATCAAAGCTAATATCACAAAATCATTAACACCACATACATTGAGACATTCATTTGCCACGCATTTACTAGAAAATGGGGCAGATTTACGTGCAGTTCAAGAAATGTTAGGACATTCTGATATATCTACCACACAATTGTATACACATGTATCCAAATCACAAATTAGAAAAATGTATAATGAATTTCATCCACGTGCATAA
- a CDS encoding DUF309 domain-containing protein, with protein sequence MENALKEFYFQFHTNQHYFLCHDILEEAWKENKSFSKDDAVVSLILFATGCYHFRRENDKGAIKSFRKALKVIEPYKEEINLGIDIKAYQKVIAELVHAIENGQKFAPVQLPITSQMQQKILTTYPNYIMTEYVIRDSYIVNHHLERDRTEVNEARLNALYQKQQERK encoded by the coding sequence ATGGAAAATGCATTAAAGGAATTTTATTTTCAATTTCATACGAATCAACATTACTTTTTATGTCACGACATTTTAGAGGAAGCTTGGAAGGAAAATAAATCTTTCAGTAAGGATGACGCTGTCGTCAGTTTAATTTTATTTGCAACTGGATGTTATCACTTTCGTAGAGAAAATGATAAAGGTGCTATCAAATCTTTTAGAAAAGCATTAAAAGTTATTGAACCTTACAAAGAAGAAATCAATCTAGGTATTGATATCAAAGCATACCAAAAAGTGATTGCTGAATTAGTACATGCTATTGAAAATGGTCAAAAATTTGCACCAGTACAGTTACCAATCACTTCACAAATGCAACAAAAAATTTTAACAACGTATCCAAACTATATCATGACGGAATATGTTATTAGAGATAGTTACATTGTTAATCATCATTTAGAAAGAGATAGAACAGAAGTGAATGAGGCTCGTTTAAACGCATTATATCAAAAACAACAAGAAAGAAAATAA
- a CDS encoding segregation and condensation protein A encodes MYEVKLDAFNGPLDLLLHLIQKIEIDIYDIPMKALTEQYMQYIHTMNQLEINIASEYLVMASELLMIKSKMLLPQTNEVEDLDDDPRDELVDRLIEYQNYKAYTEFLNERKVERALYFSKHPTDLSHLESNETWSPDNTIDLTELIIAYQKVKNRVEFHTPKTVDIRKETFTIQQATSQVTDKLKQHESFNFFSLFNFTEPIEMVVTHFLAILEMSKSGIVNIEQAKSFDDINILRGVNYGVAR; translated from the coding sequence ATGTACGAAGTAAAACTAGATGCCTTTAATGGACCATTAGATTTATTATTGCATCTTATACAAAAAATTGAAATTGATATTTATGATATTCCTATGAAAGCATTAACTGAGCAGTATATGCAATATATACATACGATGAATCAATTAGAAATTAATATTGCTAGTGAATACTTAGTCATGGCTTCAGAATTATTGATGATAAAAAGTAAAATGCTTCTACCTCAAACGAATGAAGTGGAAGATTTAGATGATGATCCACGAGACGAATTGGTGGATCGTTTAATCGAATATCAAAATTATAAAGCCTACACTGAATTTTTAAATGAACGTAAAGTCGAACGTGCTTTATATTTTTCTAAACATCCAACGGATTTATCCCATTTAGAATCCAATGAAACATGGAGCCCAGATAATACAATTGATTTAACAGAATTAATCATTGCCTATCAAAAAGTAAAAAACAGAGTTGAGTTCCATACACCTAAAACAGTAGATATACGTAAAGAAACATTCACAATACAACAAGCAACTTCACAAGTCACTGATAAATTAAAGCAGCATGAGTCCTTTAACTTCTTTAGCTTATTTAATTTTACAGAACCGATAGAAATGGTAGTGACACATTTCTTAGCTATACTTGAAATGTCAAAATCCGGTATAGTAAATATTGAACAAGCAAAAAGTTTTGATGATATTAATATTTTAAGAGGAGTAAACTATGGCGTTGCAAGATAA
- the scpB gene encoding SMC-Scp complex subunit ScpB, with translation MALQDKGILEALLYTAGDEGLDQQQLLEILEIEPTTLTELIEAYDSPGLTIQHYGNTYVLTTKKEASDYIEQLIEQKSKMKLSQAAMESLSIIAYNQPLSRSDIELIRGINSDGAVKTLIARGLVEAKEEADSRSHQLYTTELFLNVFGIEHLDDLPTTDEEDEEIEAFFSNLVNQKGDNHE, from the coding sequence ATGGCGTTGCAAGATAAAGGCATATTAGAAGCACTACTATACACAGCCGGAGACGAAGGTTTGGATCAACAGCAACTACTAGAAATTTTAGAAATTGAACCAACAACATTAACAGAATTAATTGAAGCGTATGATTCACCCGGTTTAACGATTCAACACTACGGTAATACTTATGTATTAACTACCAAGAAAGAAGCATCTGATTATATCGAACAATTAATTGAACAAAAATCAAAAATGAAATTATCACAAGCTGCAATGGAATCTTTATCCATCATTGCATATAATCAGCCCTTATCACGCAGTGATATTGAACTAATTAGAGGTATTAATTCAGACGGCGCTGTTAAAACATTAATCGCTCGCGGTTTAGTAGAAGCTAAAGAGGAAGCCGATTCTAGAAGTCATCAACTTTATACCACTGAACTATTTTTAAACGTATTTGGTATTGAACATTTAGACGATTTACCTACTACAGACGAAGAAGATGAAGAAATCGAAGCGTTCTTTAGTAACTTAGTTAATCAAAAAGGAGATAATCATGAATAA
- a CDS encoding pseudouridine synthase, with the protein MNKDTERLQKRIANSGYTSRRKAETLITEGKVKVNGTVETELGTKVKPSDSIEVEGIKLEQEDKLYILFYKPAQVITSVSDDRGRKVVTDYFKQIKTRIYPVGRLDYDTSGLLLLTNDGEFTNLMTHPRYKIKKKYVVKLKGYLMREEVKSLEQGVQLEDGVTQPAIIKVKNQDKDKNTTLVEITITEGRNRQVRRMFEHFGHQVTKLQRIEFGPLNLKGLNAGEGRVLTPHEVKMIRQIAEHGN; encoded by the coding sequence ATGAATAAAGATACAGAAAGACTTCAAAAACGTATTGCCAACAGTGGCTATACTTCACGTAGAAAAGCAGAAACTTTAATTACTGAAGGCAAAGTAAAAGTGAATGGCACAGTTGAAACTGAATTAGGCACTAAAGTTAAACCTTCTGATAGCATCGAAGTAGAGGGTATCAAATTAGAACAAGAAGACAAATTATATATACTATTTTATAAACCTGCACAAGTCATCACCAGTGTTTCAGATGACAGAGGGCGTAAAGTTGTAACTGACTACTTTAAACAAATTAAAACAAGAATTTATCCAGTTGGCCGTTTAGATTATGATACATCTGGTTTATTATTACTGACAAATGACGGCGAATTCACTAATCTTATGACACATCCACGTTATAAAATAAAGAAAAAATATGTAGTAAAATTAAAAGGTTATCTCATGCGTGAAGAAGTGAAATCGCTTGAACAAGGTGTCCAACTAGAAGATGGTGTTACTCAACCTGCTATAATTAAAGTGAAAAATCAAGATAAAGATAAAAACACAACATTAGTTGAAATCACTATTACTGAAGGACGTAATCGACAAGTGCGTCGCATGTTTGAACATTTTGGACATCAAGTAACCAAATTGCAACGCATTGAATTTGGACCATTAAACTTGAAAGGTTTAAATGCTGGTGAAGGTAGAGTACTTACGCCACACGAAGTTAAAATGATACGCCAAATTGCAGAACACGGTAATTAA